A region of the Apium graveolens cultivar Ventura chromosome 6, ASM990537v1, whole genome shotgun sequence genome:
actcagttccattgtcactcctgatatttctaaccttcaagtcaggatgattgttgacttgcctgatgtgattgataatgatttcacttgcttcatcctttgatccaagaaaacagacccatgagaacttagagaaatcatctacaatcactaagcaatatctttttcttgctattgacaatacattgactggtccaaacaaatccatatgtagcagctgtaatggttcatcaattgttgtttcaagcttcttctgaaatgatgctttcctttgtttgcctttctgacaagcatcacacagaccatcccttgagaattcaacaagaggaattcctcttactaagtcctttttgactagatcattcattgttttgaaattcaaatgggatagcttcttgtgccatagccaactctcaactgaacttgctttgctgaagagacaagtaatagattctgcatctgtagagttgaagtcagctaagtacacatttccttttctaactccagttagaaccactttgttgtcttccttactagtgacaacacaggcttcagaattgaaggaaactgtattccctctatcacatagttgactgatactcagtaagttgtgcttgagaccatcaactaatgcaacttcttcaatgatgacattccttgttgaaatcaagccatatcccatagtaaaccctttgctgtcatctccaaaggttatgctggggccagctctctctttaaactctgtgagcagggagaaatctccagtcatgtgtcttgaacagccactgtccaagtaccatagatttcttctattttcctgcacaccacaaaatcaatcaatttgattttggtacccaagtttccttgggtccattcttgttagcctttctcctagacttcattcctcctgcatctttagacttaggtgagtttgagtcaaccttggtcttagatgtggttggttgaggtgtagggttagtcacaacattatccatcacatttatagaattattaggcatggattgtgcatacatgttattccacattggcatattgtatggcatttgaggcatactgaatgcagcaagataaggattgttaaaatatggcatgtttgcaaaatgtgcataaggattttgttgagacataacaggcatagcatgtagaggtgatacagacatgttaggcatggaagagggtacagttatgggagatttcttaatagatttacagttagcagatagatgattaacactactacaatgcacacagctttttctaggagcatacttgtcaggtgtgtaattgttatgtttgttaactcctaccttcccatttctgttggatttccttttggattcctttttatcctcaaccatcttgagcctattgtttaactgttctaaggtcatgtgccctacattcacctttctgacatctttggatgtgcttgctccttctttgacaaagttctttgaagttgaaccaaactttttgttgagtttctttagattttctcttttagaaacatctgcctgttttaattgaggaaccttcaacggatgttccttttcttccttcaacggataactttcatcatccgttgattccacatccgttgacagtccatcaattaattccagtttctttttatttttatcccaggcagttttacagaatgattcaattccttggactttggcaatttgagcacttacatccctagatgttttccaggctttaatcacctcttgctctttctctaattgattggaaagtatttctactttcttaacagattcagctagttcattttcaacagatatacaatgcaatttggttttctctaggtcaatcaacttattttctaacacagtatttctattacttaaaaacagattgttctctttgatcctactattttctttagcaagagatttaagagacacacgcaaatgatacaattcagtagacatgtcattgaaagcatcattgcactcttctttagtaagctgtgttaaatcagtagtgattacctgattgcttgatgaactaacttcgttttcttcagaatcagccatgagagcaaggttgacataatccacatcttcatcctcttcatctccatcagctgcccagtccttttcttgagtaatgaaagccctttccttctgtttgagtagatcaaaatatttctttttgtaatctacttgttcaaatttcttcttttcagaggttggctttctgcactcacttgcaaagtgtccacttataccacagttaaaacacttgaacttggatttgtccaccatgttcttatagggtttagtggctctagtgtttttcctgaacttcatctttgcaaatctcctggacagaaatgcaagatgctcatcaataccatcagagtcatcttgactggagttgtcttcattttcagcaacttgctctttacccttgtctgattctggatttcttacaccatctttggagcttgatgtagatctcacagtttcttttctgcattctttctcattttcagctaccaatgcaactgaacctcctttctttctccccctctccaatacctcatcctgttccaactctagttcataagtcttcaagattccatataatctttcaagagtaaagtccttataatcctgagagtttcttaaggaaacagtcatgggtttccattcctttggtaaggatctcaaaaatttaagatttgaatccttcacctggtacactctaccatacagcttcagtccattcaacagcttttggaatctattaaatgtgtcatttaaagattcattctcttcaaaatgaaagtactcatactgttgaatgagaagctgcattttgttctcttttacttgttctgtaccttcacacagcaactgaactgtgtcccaaacctctttggcagttgaacaatttatcacattatcaaacatatccttgtcaagaccattaaacaaaatgttcatagccttcttatccttgtggacttcttctgtgtcttccattgtccattctgctctaggttttggaatggattgaccaacagcaattgtggccgtagcaactgtggctactttgtggggaatgtgaggaccattctcaatgcagtttacataaccttcatcttgggagagtagatgaaggtgcattttcaccttccagtggtgataactgtctttgtcaagaactgggatctttactccaatatccttcttactcatctttgttagattccaagatctttaaactctttgtgtgtcaagagcttgctctgataccaattgttattcctagaggactaacaatgagatttacagaaggggggttgaatgtaaatctcaaaactttttcaggttttgagaagtttattaaagcagtgtgttctagatgaacaagtgtatgaattgctttgagctaatgcagacagatatatattcaaacacaaaatgtaaagaacacaacaaactttaaaaacttttctggtggatttgttgttccaccagagatggtatattagaaaatctgtgttcaacaatgttgatcacagctgcatcctagtacaaactagatgaattttctctcaagatatttcttaacagctctggaaaatctctctctaattactagcttcttcttggtttatatattaccaagtgtacaagtgaaaaacaatataaaattacaatagtaaaataagttcttcacttgcttcttttcctgttcactccagtactttgttgactattgcatctttgtactaaagaagaacggctgctttttctgttgatcctgaaattcggctgccacatctcagttttctctgtcaacccatgtgcctctgtctgtaggtacaactaccacttatcaacggctaattagcagaacatccgttgaagctttcatccgttaatgacttcatccgttgaaggatgttatccgttgaagctttcatccgttgatgcatttatccgttgatgctctcatccgttgaaggatgttatccgttgaagctttagagacatccgttgaagcttagcttctcatccgttgaaggtctttaagtcatccgttgataccacttcatttatacaaaattacaaggcatgaaatatttacaattggccttcctatctgcatatcatctagtagtcaacatgacttatagtttctctcaacttctaagaattacattttaaatacagagactgaaatatgctacaatactagacttatttctaagtaaagctacaccatcaacggatagccaaagtggtcttatccgttgaggctactgacactaaatttctacttaagtattttgttaaacatatcatcaaactaatgcacatatattcctaacaagttCTTTTGTGAGCCATGCACAGATTTTCTTTTAAATCGCTAAATAAATACTTTAGGCATGAGGCGTAATATCATATTAAATCGGAAATTGTATTTATATATAACTAATAACATCATATAATTTGGGATATTGTCTTTACTTAAAAAAAAGTATTTTTATCAAATATAATTAGATTATTTAAATGATTAAGTGAGTCACTCCCAAGAGCCGAATAAATTTTCCGatagttaataaatattttaattggagttttttattttagaaaatagTTATACTAAAATATTTTGGCATGATTATATATTATGGTACTCATCCATGGAGGGCACACTTATACAGAGTTTTATGGAGAACCATTacttaaaaaataataaatatacaatttatttcattttttataatatatagtTGCAAATTTTAAATACTAAATTAAAAGCGAAGttgtataatttatttttttaagaaaTAACTAAAATATAATGAAATAGTTTAGAGTGATTCTTTAATAAAATCACAGTAAAATTATATTAATGCAAAATTAATTTATagtagaatcaaatttaaaatttttttttttcaaattccaatttttaagctttttagtatattcaaatataattattattctacatTAGAAATGAATATTTcacattttttaaaataaaattttataatttttgataaAATTCAATAATAGAATGAAAAAGTTATATACGATTTTTCATACAAAGGGTTCACCTACGTCTAAAGAAAGACTTGTGCATATAAAATGTATCAAACAACTTTCTTCAAATGAAATATATTTGGTTGGTCGATAGTGTTTGTAATGTTTGTTTATCGTTATCAAAATCAGGCAGGAACGTGAAAACGAAAATCCTGCTCActataataatttatatatccTTAGATGCATAGTTTTGAACAACAATGTATGTAACCTCATCACGTGTTAATTAGCATTCTAATTAAACTAGTATATGAATATAGCTAGTGACTTGTTGTATAGCTAAAGTTTTTTACTCCTATGTACAATGAACTATAATTTATGGACTATAAATAGACACGCAAGCAACCAGCTTAGAAGCACATACGCAGCTTAACAATTAATCGCGATGAACAAAGTATCTTTGTCTTTAAATTTAGTTTTGATATTTTCCCTTCTAGCATTCTCCATGGCTGAAAGCAGAACAATGGATGGTGAGTTAAAAATACAACCATTTCTTACAGCTTCATCGTACCAAGTTGCATTTATTAACTTCAAATTTTCATACAGATGTTCCTGAAATGACTGGAGCAGGCACAACTGAAGCGAGCTCAAGTTTCGGCGCGCAATCAATCCTGCTGAACGACGAAAGTTTGAGTGACACCGTGGGTCTAAAGGTCGATGAACCACGTGACTCAGAAGCATCTACTATTGAAGAGACGAAAGCCGTAACGTTCATTGATAATATACCAATCATCATGAATGTGGACGACACTAGGATCCCCTGCATGATTGAGAATAAACATTTGTTGACTGACAATGCCAGTCAAATTATATTAGGCAGCGTTAGAATAAGTTTCACCACCAATGGCGGTACAGTAACTCCAGTTTCTGATGGAGGATTTACTGAATTAAGCACAACAGATGAAGTGGAATCAACTGGCCCTGAAGTTATATCTGTTATTAGGGAACCAATGGATACTGCAGAATCAGTACCTCAGGGAATCGGAGGAGATGTGTTTTTCGGAAAAGCCATTTCTGGTTCATCCGAAAACTACACCGTGTCAGATAATGATTTTTACAATCATATCTACCAAACCTTGAACCGCGACGTATTTGTAGTTGGAAAATTTGCTAAACTTGCGAATACACCACATAACCGTATGGTTTTGGCCAAATTTAAAAAGGACGAAACAAGTACTGATGATGATTCTACTAATCATCAGAATGTGCCAAAGGAGACTACGTACTTTAAGTACTGAAGAAGCATAAGATTTAAGGTATGCGCGCAGATGTGTTTGTATGCATGACATGAATAATGGAATGTTGCTCCTGTGACAGCAATATCTACTTGACATCGTTTCGATTAGTTATAATGCTAATCAAGTTTATTGCTTTGATATATACCCAAtgttgtttcttttcttttttttttttttaattaaaagtACTTGCATTGCTTAATAAATATCAGAATCCAGTACATGAACAAGGAAGTCAGGAGGGCTATCATACCACTCCTCTACATCTGTCATAGAATAGGCGGTTTTGGCTAACACATGCGCCACACTATAAGCAAATTCAACTAGCACTTGATCAATGTGCTTTAATAAAAGGATATAATCAGTTACTATAGTATCAAAACAAGCATTTCCTGGTCTTCTATTACATGCCACTGCAAGAGCTCTGGAGTCCGTTTCAAACACACAGTGAGCGTATCGATGCGCTATCACCCAAGACAACGCTTCTTCCAGACTAATAGCTTCCGCTTCTCGAGGTTGCCATGCCCCTCAATCCTGCTACATCTTGCACCTACAAATCTCCCCTGTGCATCCCGAATAACACTACCAACCCCAATGTTACCGTCTTGAAAAACCGCAGCATCAATATTAACCTTCAACCATCCCGTAGTTGGTTTACTCCATATACATGCATTTATATTAGTCTGTGAACTGAGCCATTTGCCTTCTCCCAAACCCACTTGTTTCGCCTATTCCAAATACTCCAGCAAGTCATAACAATATGAACACACTGGTCCTTTGTACCTTGCTCAAATGCTTTTCCAATCACTCTAATTGCTGTATCCTGCTCTGAGGCCTGAACATAAGTTTGCAGACCTGTAGTCATCCATACTGTCTTTGCAAAATCACATAAGAAAAGCACATGGGTATCAGTTTCAACACCACTATGGCACCAAGGACATCGAATATCTATATTTACTTGTTTTTGTGCCAGTGCATAGGCCGTAGGTAAGCACCCCTTACACACACGCCAAATAAAATTGCTTACTTTTCCCGGGATCTTCAACGACCATAAACGTTTCCAGAACGACTTATCCTCATCCACAATTTTACCTTGTAACCATCTATAGCAGCTCTTTACAGTGAAGTCCCCTTTGTCGTCCAAAACTTAAAATCATGAATCTCTTGTATCTGATAAAGGGAGGGGGATACGCTTAATTTCTTCAACATCATGGCTGTAAAATATATCCTTTATCATTGTAAGGTCCCATCTCTTTTCTCCAGTAACCATCAAATTATTCACAGTGATATGACCTAGGTAATTTTGCATTGCTGATGTTAAGTACCCATCCTCTAACCGTGGTATCCAGGGCATCTTCCATACGTTCGTGTCTATCCCGTTACCTATCTTCCTTCTTGTCCCTGCTTTAACAGCCCTTAAAGAGGCCATAATACTACGCCAAATATAACTTGCATTTGCACCCGCTTCTGTATTTAACAAATCTGTCTGAGGGTAGTATTTCGCCTTCATAATCGCAGATACCAATGGATTAGTTTCATTAAGCAGCCTCCATCCTTGTTTAGCGAGCATAGCTAAATTAAAGTTCCTTAAATCTCGAACTCCCAGGCCTCCACACTCTTTAGGTCTACACAATTTTTTCCACGCCATCCATTTCACTCCTTTACCTGTCGAACCACGCCCCCAAAGAAATGCATTCATCTTTCGTTCCAATTCCTCGCACATGTTTACTGGAATTAAAAATAAGTTCATCCAAAAACTAGGGATAACTTGTGCTGCCGTTTTGAGCAGCGTTAATTTTTCTTGTTTTGACAAATCCTTATTTCCCCATCCCTGCAATTTAGCTTGGACTCTATCTTTCAAAAAACCGAACACCTCTGTCTTGTTTCTCCCCACACACATGGGCATTCCCAGGTATTTCCCTGGCTTCACCGTCTGTTTAACTCCCAAGCATTCACATATCAACACTCTATCTTCGGTGCGAGTATTTGGACTAAAAATCACCTCCGACTTGTCGTAATTTATCACTTGCCCTGATAACTTCTCAGATTTCTGCAGTATGCACTTCATAATGTTAGCTTTAGATTGCGTTGCTTTAAAAAATAAGTAGCAATCATCGGCAAAAAGTAAGTGGGATATACCCGGTGCCCCTTTTCTATCTTACAACCATGTAGCAGTCAAGTTTCTTCATATTTCCGAATAATCCCGCTTAATCCCTCAGCACATAAAATATATAGATATGGCGAAATAGGGTCTCCCTGTCGGAGCCCTCTCTATGGTTTCACGTTACCAAACACCTTGCCATCACGAACAAAACTATATGCCACAGTCCTAACACATGACATAACTCTATCGATCCATAATGAAGGAAATCCAAATCTGTGAAGCATATGTTCAAGGTAATTCTACTCTATTCTGTCATACGCTTTAGAGACATCAACCTTAAGTCCACCTACGCCCTCCCGACCTTGCATTTTGCTCTTAATATAATTGTTAATTTCAAAAGCAATCAGGGCATTATCCGTGAGCAGTCTCCCTTCAATAAACGTGCTT
Encoded here:
- the LOC141664942 gene encoding uncharacterized protein LOC141664942 — encoded protein: MWVQEKECRGIIQESWHEGASRDLMDKLLLCYARLEEWGGGMLKEMRVKLSEHRKELQRYRSRRDADGFRRYNEEKHNSIKGLQDENGEWKDTEDEVQGIISRYFYDILSTRTTGESMPDRIKFARISEEQGDLPEDVNRTLACLIPKVKQLKRMVELRPISLCNVMMRIISKIMANRLKPCLHSIVSEKQSTFIEGRLLTDNALIAFEINNYIKSKMQGREGVGGLKKSEKLSGQVINYDKSEVIFSPNTRTEDRVLICECLGVKQTVKPGKYLGMPMCVGRNKTEVFGFLKDRVQAKLQGWGNKDLSKQEKLTLLKTAAQVIPSFWMNLFLIPVNMCEELERKMNAFLWGRGSTGKGVKWMAWKKLCRPKECGGLGVRDLRNFNLAMLAKQGWRLLNETNPLVSAIMKAKYYPQTDLLNTEAGANASYIWRSIMASLRAVKAGTRRKIGNGIDTNVWKMPWIPRLEDGYLTSAMQNYLGHITVNNLMVTGEKRWDLTMIKDIFYSHDVEEIKRIPLPLSDTRDS